In one Paenibacillus sp. JQZ6Y-1 genomic region, the following are encoded:
- a CDS encoding TetR/AcrR family transcriptional regulator: MKKLSATSVNRRNEIIAAAIKVFAETGYYRATTAHVAERAEISQPYVFRFFSTKEALLIGALETSWMRIKEAFQHIIQATAPEQLEQKLIEEYARIMQEHRNEIVLQMQAQTIQEPAVLEVMQRNFREVHQVVVQAFTDAGIAHPYDRTLLFLARGMLCNISMSLDLPELMHSELREHQ; the protein is encoded by the coding sequence ATGAAAAAGTTAAGTGCAACCTCAGTCAATCGACGCAATGAGATTATTGCCGCTGCGATTAAAGTCTTTGCCGAAACTGGGTATTACCGTGCTACAACCGCACATGTAGCCGAACGAGCAGAGATTTCGCAGCCCTATGTATTCCGCTTTTTCTCAACCAAGGAAGCGTTATTGATCGGTGCATTGGAAACATCATGGATGCGTATCAAGGAAGCATTCCAGCATATTATTCAAGCTACTGCACCAGAGCAGCTAGAGCAGAAACTAATAGAAGAATATGCTCGCATCATGCAGGAGCATCGTAACGAGATTGTACTGCAAATGCAAGCACAAACCATTCAAGAGCCTGCTGTGCTTGAAGTGATGCAGCGTAATTTTCGTGAAGTACATCAAGTAGTCGTACAGGCATTTACCGATGCAGGTATTGCTCATCCATATGATCGTACGTTATTGTTTCTGGCAAGAGGCATGTTGTGCAATATTTCCATGTCGCTAGATCTTCCAGAATTGATGCACAGTGAGCTGCGTGAGCATCAATAA
- the moaA gene encoding GTP 3',8-cyclase MoaA encodes MTTYDQHNRILRDLRISVTDRCNFRCRYCMPEEIFGKDYEFLPNDSVLSEQEIGRIAAIFVSLGTRKLRITGGEPLLRKDLPRIIERLSALDADDLSLTTNGSLLARKAKELKAAGLHRITVSLDSLEDDMFLRMNGGRSRVKPVLDGIDAAADAGLQVKINMVVQKGFNEEAVVPMVDYFRERGHILRMVEYMDVGNTNGWNRQHVVSKQELLDRIGQHWPLEPLAPNYNGEVATRYRFQDGKGEVGFISSVTEAFCSSCTRARLSAEGKLYTCLFATKGHDLRQLLRSDLTDEQISEAVSAIWNGRHDQYSLDRGSNQPMNKEKGSKVEMSHIGG; translated from the coding sequence ATGACTACCTATGATCAACATAACCGTATACTGCGTGACTTACGGATCTCCGTTACCGATCGTTGCAATTTCCGCTGCCGGTATTGCATGCCGGAAGAGATTTTTGGCAAAGATTATGAATTTCTGCCAAACGATAGCGTATTGAGTGAGCAGGAGATTGGACGGATCGCAGCGATCTTCGTCTCGCTTGGTACACGCAAGCTGCGCATCACTGGCGGAGAACCGCTGCTGCGCAAAGATTTGCCTCGTATCATTGAACGACTGTCGGCACTGGATGCTGACGATCTGTCATTGACGACTAACGGCAGTCTGCTGGCACGCAAGGCAAAAGAGCTGAAGGCGGCAGGTTTACACCGGATTACGGTTAGTCTGGATAGTCTGGAAGACGATATGTTTTTGCGTATGAACGGTGGACGAAGCCGGGTGAAACCAGTATTGGATGGCATTGATGCTGCTGCCGATGCCGGTTTGCAGGTCAAGATTAATATGGTCGTACAAAAGGGATTTAACGAAGAAGCAGTTGTACCAATGGTAGATTATTTCCGTGAACGCGGTCATATTTTACGTATGGTTGAATATATGGATGTCGGCAATACGAATGGATGGAACCGTCAGCATGTAGTCAGCAAGCAAGAGCTGCTGGATCGCATCGGGCAGCATTGGCCGCTGGAACCGCTGGCACCGAATTATAATGGTGAAGTAGCTACCCGCTATCGGTTTCAGGATGGCAAGGGCGAGGTTGGCTTTATCTCTTCCGTTACCGAAGCGTTTTGCTCTTCCTGCACGCGTGCGCGTTTGTCGGCGGAAGGCAAGCTGTATACCTGCTTATTTGCGACGAAAGGTCATGATCTCAGACAGTTGCTGCGCTCCGATCTGACGGACGAACAAATCTCTGAAGCGGTTAGTGCGATCTGGAATGGTCGTCATGACCAGTATTCGCTAGATCGTGGCAGCAATCAGCCGATGAACAAGGAAAAAGGTAGCAAAGTGGAAATGTCCCATATTGGTGGATAG
- the fabV gene encoding enoyl-ACP reductase FabV has protein sequence MIIKPRTRGFICTTAHPDGCARQVQEQIEYVKSQPAVKGPRNVLVIGASTGYGLSARIVAAFGAGANTIGVYRDGASVKGRTASAGWYNSAAFEQAAQEAGLKSFSVIGDAFTNELKADTIEAIRAEFGKVDMVIYSVAAPRRTDPNTGETFTSVLKPIGETYTNKTVNFHTGDVSEISIEPASQEEIDATVRVMGGDDWKSWIDQLSAADVLTDDVVTVAFSYIGSNITQAIYRQGSIGQAKDHLEATARSMNEKLGSKGGQAYVAVCKALVTQSSSAIPVVPLYMSALYKVMKEKGVHEGCIEQMYRMFAERLYTEGETPVDEKDRLRLDDWEMRDDVQEEVAKIWDALRTENVYELTDLEGFRKEFFQLFGFETDGVDYEADTEPDVKIAHTR, from the coding sequence ATGATTATTAAGCCAAGAACACGCGGTTTTATTTGTACAACGGCTCATCCCGATGGATGTGCACGTCAGGTGCAGGAACAAATTGAATATGTAAAATCTCAACCCGCTGTAAAAGGTCCACGCAATGTACTCGTTATTGGTGCATCGACCGGTTACGGTTTATCGGCACGCATTGTAGCTGCTTTTGGTGCAGGGGCTAACACGATTGGTGTTTACCGCGACGGCGCTTCTGTCAAAGGACGCACGGCATCCGCAGGCTGGTACAATTCCGCTGCATTTGAACAGGCAGCACAAGAAGCAGGGCTGAAATCGTTCAGCGTAATCGGTGATGCGTTTACGAATGAACTGAAAGCCGATACGATCGAAGCCATCCGCGCCGAATTCGGCAAAGTCGATATGGTGATCTACAGTGTAGCTGCACCTCGTCGTACCGATCCGAATACAGGCGAGACATTTACTTCGGTTCTGAAGCCCATCGGTGAAACGTACACGAACAAAACTGTTAACTTCCACACCGGTGATGTGAGTGAGATCAGCATCGAACCAGCTTCGCAGGAAGAAATCGATGCGACCGTTCGCGTAATGGGTGGCGACGATTGGAAATCATGGATCGATCAATTGAGCGCAGCCGATGTACTGACAGATGATGTGGTTACTGTAGCATTCTCGTATATCGGTTCCAATATTACACAAGCTATCTACCGTCAGGGCTCCATCGGTCAAGCGAAGGATCATTTGGAAGCAACTGCACGCAGCATGAACGAGAAGCTTGGTTCCAAAGGCGGTCAAGCGTATGTAGCTGTATGTAAAGCACTGGTCACTCAATCCAGCTCGGCTATTCCAGTTGTACCATTGTACATGTCCGCCCTTTATAAAGTAATGAAGGAAAAAGGTGTACATGAAGGCTGTATTGAGCAAATGTACCGTATGTTTGCAGAGCGTCTGTATACCGAAGGCGAAACGCCAGTGGATGAAAAAGACCGCCTGCGTTTGGACGATTGGGAAATGCGCGACGATGTGCAAGAGGAAGTCGCGAAAATCTGGGATGCGCTGCGTACCGAAAATGTATACGAGTTGACCGATCTGGAAGGCTTCCGCAAAGAATTTTTCCAACTGTTTGGCTTTGAGACAGATGGCGTCGATTATGAAGCCGACACAGAGCCAGATGTAAAGATTGCCCATACTCGTTAA
- the fdhD gene encoding formate dehydrogenase accessory sulfurtransferase FdhD, with protein sequence MKPELKHQRSIIRYENGNVHERQDSVVSEQPITVKVNGEEFVTLVCTPEHIEDMTVGFLTSEGVIRRYSDIQELWVQEQEGYVHVRTDRWNPQHRQLFTKRYITSCCGTSRQGFVFVNDVRTAKRMDEVRVRLSFEQCFALMEQVQQSAELFQQTGGAHTAALCDPSGIILARSDIGRHNALDKIYGWCLKNEMDPRGKIIAFSGRISSEILTKVSKIGCEIILSKSAPTELALDLADHLGITTVGFIRKGSCNVYTHPQRLQEYADKDQSSVLF encoded by the coding sequence ATGAAGCCGGAATTAAAACATCAGCGCAGCATTATCCGCTATGAGAATGGAAATGTACACGAACGACAGGACAGCGTAGTCTCAGAGCAGCCCATTACCGTCAAGGTGAATGGGGAAGAGTTTGTGACGCTAGTTTGTACACCGGAGCATATTGAAGATATGACCGTCGGCTTTCTGACTTCGGAAGGTGTGATCCGACGGTATAGCGATATTCAGGAACTATGGGTACAGGAGCAAGAAGGGTATGTGCATGTACGTACCGATCGCTGGAATCCCCAGCATCGTCAGCTGTTTACGAAGCGTTATATTACGTCATGCTGTGGGACAAGCCGTCAAGGCTTTGTCTTTGTGAACGATGTACGAACAGCGAAGCGTATGGATGAGGTGCGCGTACGGCTGTCATTTGAGCAATGCTTTGCGTTGATGGAGCAAGTGCAGCAAAGCGCCGAACTATTTCAGCAGACCGGTGGTGCGCATACAGCAGCGCTGTGTGATCCAAGCGGTATCATTTTGGCACGTAGCGATATTGGGCGTCACAATGCACTGGATAAAATTTATGGCTGGTGTCTCAAAAATGAAATGGACCCGCGCGGCAAAATTATTGCCTTCAGCGGACGCATCTCTTCGGAAATTCTGACCAAAGTATCCAAAATCGGCTGCGAAATTATTTTATCCAAGTCAGCACCGACCGAACTAGCATTGGATCTTGCCGATCATCTTGGTATTACGACGGTCGGTTTTATTCGTAAAGGCAGCTGCAATGTATATACGCATCCCCAGCGATTGCAGGAATATGCGGACAAGGATCAAAGCTCTGTGCTATTCTAA
- a CDS encoding SDR family NAD(P)-dependent oxidoreductase has protein sequence MSSALVVGATGGTGRVIVEELLRREIAVIAFGRSSTKLQQMAAELGDPALLYCYAGDAFQTEEVQKAAEGVEVIFQCASVPYHEMNDRQLPLGQSVLQAAETLGIKLVVVDGIYPYSIRSSDEPITEDYPKHPPTVKGRTKLALEQLIFDARWQSLQAMIVRLPDYYGPSANQASYIFSTLQSIADGKIGMFIGNTTIAREYVYLPDAAHMIVELACREQAYGQNWHIPSAGPIHGKALIALAREAAHKGSKPVIPLGKWSLQLLGTFVPVMKEIVEMLYLTEKPLLLSGRKYEQHIGDIPRTSYEEGIAITIQHLQQ, from the coding sequence ATTTCATCTGCACTTGTAGTTGGTGCAACGGGTGGAACAGGCAGAGTCATTGTCGAAGAATTACTGCGCCGCGAGATTGCTGTGATTGCCTTTGGACGTTCCTCTACCAAGCTTCAGCAGATGGCAGCTGAGTTAGGTGATCCGGCATTGCTGTACTGTTATGCAGGGGATGCTTTTCAGACAGAGGAGGTGCAGAAGGCGGCAGAGGGAGTGGAGGTTATATTTCAGTGCGCATCTGTTCCTTATCACGAAATGAATGATCGCCAGTTGCCCTTGGGACAATCGGTATTGCAAGCAGCAGAGACATTGGGTATCAAGCTTGTTGTCGTAGATGGCATTTATCCCTACAGCATTCGTTCTAGCGACGAACCGATTACCGAGGATTATCCCAAACATCCGCCTACTGTCAAAGGTCGCACCAAGCTGGCGTTAGAGCAATTGATCTTTGATGCTCGCTGGCAATCGCTGCAAGCGATGATTGTACGATTGCCTGACTATTATGGTCCATCTGCTAATCAAGCATCGTATATATTTTCTACATTGCAATCCATTGCAGACGGCAAAATTGGCATGTTCATCGGTAACACTACGATCGCGCGCGAATATGTGTATTTGCCGGATGCTGCTCATATGATCGTAGAGCTGGCATGTCGCGAACAAGCATATGGACAGAACTGGCATATTCCATCCGCAGGGCCGATTCATGGTAAGGCGTTGATCGCTTTAGCAAGAGAGGCTGCACACAAGGGCAGTAAGCCTGTTATTCCACTTGGAAAATGGTCGTTACAGCTGCTAGGTACATTTGTACCGGTGATGAAGGAAATTGTAGAGATGCTGTATTTGACTGAAAAGCCATTGCTGCTTAGTGGTCGTAAATATGAGCAGCATATCGGAGACATTCCACGTACTTCCTATGAAGAAGGAATAGCGATTACGATTCAGCATCTCCAACAGTAA
- a CDS encoding formate/nitrite transporter family protein: MSYYTPQEIMKMSAEVGLKKSKMPVWTVLILGFLGGAFISLGFLADIRVIGTAPKELGSIAGFFGAAVFPVGLMLTLLAGAELLTGNMMTMAAALFSKKIRFSQLVKNWVLVLISNFVGAISIAYFFGHVVGLTEGDFLAKTVAIAHAKVSEGFGEAFVSAIGCNWLVCLAVWLAYGSKDSFGKFAGIWFPIMAFVAIGFQHVVANMFVIPAAIFGGADITWLQYLENFVPVFLGNVVGGSVFVGLAYFLAYRHTMDDVATQGDISQASSAVPNPPRAVNEAAVGGTRAIKH; this comes from the coding sequence ATGTCTTACTACACACCACAGGAAATTATGAAAATGTCCGCCGAAGTTGGCTTGAAAAAGTCGAAAATGCCGGTATGGACAGTACTAATTCTGGGATTTCTTGGAGGCGCTTTTATCTCACTTGGGTTTTTGGCAGACATCCGTGTTATCGGAACAGCTCCCAAGGAGCTAGGTTCGATTGCAGGCTTTTTCGGGGCAGCCGTATTCCCCGTTGGCTTGATGCTAACATTGCTTGCTGGTGCTGAATTGTTAACTGGTAATATGATGACCATGGCAGCTGCTTTATTTTCCAAAAAAATCAGATTCAGCCAACTGGTGAAAAATTGGGTGCTGGTGCTGATTTCCAACTTTGTTGGCGCGATTTCGATTGCCTACTTTTTTGGGCATGTGGTTGGTTTGACCGAAGGCGACTTTCTTGCCAAAACGGTAGCGATTGCCCACGCCAAAGTAAGCGAAGGCTTCGGTGAAGCATTTGTCTCAGCAATTGGCTGTAACTGGCTTGTTTGTCTAGCTGTTTGGCTTGCTTATGGCAGTAAAGATTCGTTTGGCAAATTCGCAGGTATTTGGTTCCCAATCATGGCATTTGTTGCGATTGGATTCCAGCACGTTGTAGCCAATATGTTCGTTATTCCAGCTGCGATTTTTGGTGGTGCGGATATTACGTGGCTGCAATATCTTGAGAACTTTGTACCAGTATTTTTGGGTAATGTGGTCGGTGGTTCGGTATTCGTCGGTCTAGCGTATTTCCTCGCGTATCGTCATACAATGGATGATGTAGCGACACAGGGCGATATTTCGCAAGCATCCTCTGCGGTTCCTAATCCGCCGCGTGCTGTAAATGAAGCGGCTGTAGGTGGAACGCGCGCGATCAAGCACTAA
- a CDS encoding LysM peptidoglycan-binding domain-containing protein, translating into MSTKFSKILMSTALAASLGAVAVAVPVGGSHAYAATNDQTNHDKRKDKEERIADNKAFLDAQTAEFNRLFGTEEDSTTTEQQPANSPATTESTTTTNNNSITVVVPQGASLSDIAAQYGITVDELVAANNLLPAGTQLTIPQK; encoded by the coding sequence ATGAGTACAAAATTTAGTAAAATCCTGATGTCCACTGCTTTAGCCGCAAGTCTGGGTGCTGTAGCCGTAGCTGTTCCAGTTGGAGGTAGCCACGCATACGCTGCAACAAACGATCAAACAAACCACGACAAACGCAAAGACAAAGAAGAACGCATCGCTGATAACAAAGCATTCTTGGATGCACAAACTGCTGAGTTCAACCGTCTGTTCGGTACAGAAGAAGACAGCACTACAACAGAACAACAACCTGCTAATTCTCCAGCAACAACTGAATCAACTACTACAACCAATAACAACTCAATCACTGTTGTCGTTCCACAAGGTGCCAGCCTTTCCGACATCGCTGCTCAATACGGTATCACTGTAGACGAACTGGTTGCTGCCAACAACCTGCTGCCTGCTGGAACTCAATTGACTATTCCGCAAAAATAA
- a CDS encoding DUF2294 domain-containing protein codes for MKRESAFNDIVRKVRKDTFGKGPERIHTTFVDNMAITKMWGNFTPTEKFIAGTEEGKEMVHRARTQMVQRLYDQRIPDGLEELCGSKLEHLFTDIKVEDDFAISVFIFEKNIEQG; via the coding sequence ATGAAAAGAGAATCTGCTTTTAACGATATCGTACGCAAAGTGCGCAAAGATACATTTGGCAAAGGACCAGAACGTATTCACACAACCTTTGTTGATAATATGGCGATTACGAAGATGTGGGGCAATTTTACACCTACCGAAAAGTTTATTGCTGGAACCGAAGAAGGGAAGGAAATGGTGCATCGCGCACGTACTCAAATGGTGCAGCGATTGTACGATCAGCGCATTCCCGATGGATTAGAGGAACTGTGCGGTTCAAAGCTAGAGCATCTGTTTACCGATATTAAAGTGGAGGATGACTTCGCTATTTCCGTTTTTATCTTTGAAAAAAATATTGAACAGGGATGA
- a CDS encoding DUF1641 domain-containing protein, which translates to MAAPITTIRKKVLTEQEQQQQTIDQLQKQLAESNAALERSLSILRELESSGILGAAESMLKAKAEIAEIILGQVSRKEMTNLINNGMAAAGALTAVDPAQTSQLMGSVQQGLQEAARPQTEKIGLMTMLRALKDPDIQRALGFGLRFMKGLGKGLKKDPPSQH; encoded by the coding sequence ATGGCTGCGCCGATTACAACGATTCGCAAAAAAGTACTAACCGAGCAGGAACAACAACAGCAGACGATTGACCAGCTGCAAAAACAGCTGGCAGAATCGAATGCTGCGCTGGAACGCTCACTCTCCATTCTGCGTGAATTGGAGAGTAGCGGCATCCTTGGTGCCGCCGAGTCCATGCTCAAAGCCAAAGCCGAGATCGCCGAGATTATCCTCGGACAGGTCTCTCGCAAGGAAATGACCAACCTGATCAATAACGGGATGGCGGCGGCAGGTGCATTAACTGCCGTTGATCCGGCACAAACATCCCAGCTGATGGGCAGTGTACAGCAGGGTCTACAAGAAGCCGCTCGTCCACAAACGGAAAAAATCGGTCTGATGACGATGCTTCGCGCACTAAAAGATCCTGACATTCAGCGTGCGCTTGGATTCGGATTGCGCTTCATGAAGGGACTCGGTAAAGGTCTGAAAAAAGACCCTCCTTCCCAGCACTAA
- the fdhF gene encoding formate dehydrogenase subunit alpha: MNNSTSVKLTINGQSYEAQPGMTVLQAINLAEIQHPQVCYVPEVDPIQTCDTCIVEIDGKLVRACSTPVTSGMEVQTDSLSAKTAQTEGMDRLLENHMLYCTVCDNNNGNCTLHNTVEAMGIEHQKYPYKPKAPTTEVDMSHPFYRYDPNQCIACGQCVEVCQNLQVNETLSIDWEADRPRVIWDEGVSINESSCVSCGQCVTICPCNALMEKTMLGQAGFMSGIGEEMLDPMIDLIKEVEPGYSGIFAISEVEAAMRDTRTRKTKTVCTFCGVGCSFEVWTKGREILKVQPTHDAPVNAISTCVKGKFGWDFVNSEQRLTTPLIRQGSEFVEATWDEALSYVAERMTAIRQEHGSDKIGFISSSKITNEENYVIQKLARQVFETNNVDNCSRYCQSPASDGLMSTVGIGGDAGSIKDIAAAGLVILIGCAPADGHPVLATRIKRAHKLHGQKLIVADLRKHEMAERSDLFIRPKQGTDFVWITAITNYMIQQGWHQPEFIQQHVNQYEDYLQLIEKYTLAYAEEVTGISQAELISIAEAIRDADGTAICWGMGVTQNIAGSHTSAAISNLLLATGNYMRPGAGAYPLRGHNNVQGACDMGSLPPWLPGYQHVSNDLARAKFEKAYGVAISPTPGKDNIAMVDGIARGEMKAMYLVGEDMAWIDSNVNHVHEMLSQLEFFVVQDVFLSKTAQFADVILPAAPSLEKDGTFSNTERRVQRLYQVLEPLGDSKPDWWITTELAKKFGFDWGYTHPSQIFDEMASLTPFFSQCDYDVLEGWGSFQWGAADGAHTPLLYTDGFYFPDKKARFSLVDYVPPVEYPAEFDLTLNNGRLLEHFHEGNMTNKSKGINRKLPEVFVEVSPELAEARGIESGTLVRLESPYGAIKLRAVITDRVRGQEIYVPMHSVSHETAVNLLTGSAVDVRTHTPAYKQTKVRMQILNVKGVNPLPEINPRYKKRHPQNGVEVQRKWDRPDFVPLVDM, from the coding sequence ATGAACAATTCGACATCCGTCAAGCTCACCATTAACGGCCAGTCCTATGAAGCACAGCCCGGTATGACCGTGCTGCAAGCGATCAATCTTGCCGAAATTCAACATCCTCAAGTATGTTACGTGCCTGAAGTTGATCCGATCCAGACCTGCGATACGTGCATTGTTGAGATCGACGGCAAGCTGGTGCGTGCCTGCTCTACACCAGTAACATCCGGTATGGAAGTTCAAACCGATTCACTGTCTGCCAAGACTGCCCAAACTGAAGGTATGGATCGTTTGCTGGAAAATCATATGCTGTATTGTACAGTTTGCGATAATAACAACGGCAACTGCACGTTGCACAATACCGTAGAAGCGATGGGCATCGAGCATCAGAAATATCCGTACAAGCCCAAAGCACCAACCACCGAAGTCGACATGTCCCACCCCTTTTATCGTTATGACCCGAACCAATGTATCGCCTGCGGTCAGTGCGTAGAAGTCTGTCAAAATCTACAGGTAAACGAAACGCTGTCGATCGACTGGGAAGCCGACCGTCCGCGCGTCATCTGGGATGAGGGTGTATCTATTAACGAATCCTCCTGTGTCAGCTGTGGTCAGTGCGTAACGATCTGTCCGTGTAACGCATTGATGGAGAAAACGATGCTCGGTCAGGCTGGCTTTATGTCTGGTATCGGCGAAGAAATGCTTGATCCGATGATCGACCTGATCAAAGAAGTGGAGCCGGGCTATAGCGGTATTTTCGCCATTTCTGAAGTGGAAGCCGCGATGCGCGACACTCGTACACGCAAAACAAAAACCGTCTGCACCTTCTGCGGTGTCGGTTGCTCGTTTGAAGTATGGACCAAAGGTCGCGAGATTCTGAAAGTGCAGCCTACCCACGATGCACCCGTCAATGCCATTTCCACGTGCGTCAAAGGTAAATTCGGCTGGGACTTCGTGAATAGCGAACAACGCCTGACGACACCATTGATTCGTCAAGGCAGCGAATTTGTCGAAGCAACATGGGATGAAGCACTCAGCTATGTGGCAGAGCGTATGACCGCCATTCGTCAGGAACACGGTAGCGACAAAATCGGCTTTATCTCCTCATCCAAAATTACGAATGAAGAAAACTATGTCATTCAAAAGCTGGCACGTCAGGTATTTGAAACGAACAACGTGGACAACTGCTCCCGTTATTGCCAATCCCCTGCTTCTGACGGTCTAATGTCTACCGTTGGTATCGGTGGCGACGCTGGTTCGATTAAAGACATCGCTGCTGCTGGATTGGTTATTTTGATTGGCTGTGCACCTGCTGATGGTCACCCCGTATTGGCAACTCGTATCAAACGTGCTCACAAACTGCATGGTCAAAAGCTGATCGTAGCCGATCTGCGTAAGCATGAGATGGCAGAGCGTTCGGATTTGTTTATCCGTCCAAAACAAGGTACGGATTTCGTCTGGATTACAGCGATTACGAACTATATGATTCAACAAGGCTGGCATCAGCCGGAATTTATCCAGCAGCATGTGAATCAATATGAAGATTATCTGCAATTGATCGAAAAATATACACTTGCGTATGCCGAAGAGGTTACTGGCATCTCGCAGGCAGAATTGATCTCTATCGCCGAAGCGATTCGCGATGCTGACGGCACTGCCATTTGCTGGGGAATGGGCGTAACGCAAAATATCGCTGGTTCGCATACGTCCGCAGCCATCTCCAACCTGCTGCTTGCTACAGGCAACTACATGCGTCCGGGCGCTGGCGCTTACCCGCTGCGTGGACACAACAACGTACAAGGTGCATGCGATATGGGTTCACTGCCACCTTGGCTGCCGGGTTATCAGCACGTATCGAACGATCTGGCGCGTGCCAAGTTTGAAAAAGCATACGGCGTAGCCATTTCTCCAACACCGGGTAAAGACAATATCGCTATGGTAGACGGTATTGCTCGCGGCGAAATGAAAGCTATGTATCTCGTCGGTGAAGATATGGCGTGGATCGATTCCAACGTCAATCATGTACACGAAATGCTGTCACAACTCGAATTCTTCGTTGTACAAGACGTATTCCTGTCCAAAACAGCTCAATTCGCTGATGTGATTCTGCCAGCTGCACCATCGCTGGAAAAAGACGGCACCTTCTCCAATACCGAGCGTCGCGTACAGCGCCTGTATCAAGTACTAGAGCCGCTGGGCGATTCCAAACCAGACTGGTGGATCACTACAGAGCTGGCGAAAAAATTCGGCTTTGACTGGGGATATACTCACCCATCCCAGATCTTTGACGAAATGGCGAGCCTGACACCATTCTTCTCCCAGTGCGATTATGATGTGCTGGAAGGCTGGGGTAGCTTCCAATGGGGCGCGGCAGATGGTGCACATACACCATTGCTGTATACCGATGGATTCTATTTCCCAGACAAAAAAGCACGCTTCTCGCTCGTTGACTACGTGCCACCGGTAGAATATCCTGCCGAATTCGACCTGACACTGAACAATGGTCGTTTATTGGAGCATTTCCATGAAGGCAATATGACGAACAAATCCAAAGGCATCAATCGCAAGCTGCCTGAAGTATTCGTCGAAGTATCACCAGAATTGGCAGAAGCACGCGGCATCGAAAGCGGTACGCTCGTACGCTTGGAATCACCATATGGTGCTATCAAGCTGCGCGCCGTTATTACGGATCGAGTACGCGGTCAAGAAATCTATGTGCCGATGCACTCAGTCAGCCATGAAACTGCCGTCAATCTGTTGACTGGTTCTGCGGTCGATGTTCGTACCCATACACCTGCATACAAACAAACCAAAGTACGGATGCAAATTCTGAATGTCAAAGGTGTGAACCCACTGCCGGAAATCAACCCACGCTACAAAAAGCGCCATCCGCAAAATGGTGTCGAAGTACAGCGCAAATGGGATCGCCCAGACTTCGTTCCACTGGTGGATATGTAA